Proteins encoded together in one Ipomoea triloba cultivar NCNSP0323 chromosome 4, ASM357664v1 window:
- the LOC116017682 gene encoding GEM-like protein 4, with the protein MKQNQTIKSINWAVLLNQSSRKWALPDSATQCHLSLSSKPSKTRNGKISTSLKITDSVKGKLILGAKLLRAGGVQKVFKKNFGVREGEKLLKASQCCLSTTAGPLAGLLFVSTEKVAFLSERSIRVPSSSGKSMRVHYKVLIPIAKIKTANESKNLKNPSEKYVHLVTEDHFEFWFMWFQQHQRTLKYLQDAISQSAQYP; encoded by the coding sequence ATCAAAGCTCAAGAAAATGGGCTCTTCCTGATTCTGCCACCCAATGCCATCTGTCTCTCTCTTCAAAGCCATCAAAAACAAGAAATGGTAAGATTTCTACCTCCTTAAAGATAACAGACAGTGTGAAGGGCAAGCTGATACTAGGGGCGAAACTTCTCCGAGCAGGCGGTGTTCAAAAGGTGTTCAAGAAGAACTTCGGTGTTAGAGAAGGTGAAAAACTGTTGAAGGCTTCTCAATGTTGTTTATCAACAACAGCTGGTCCATTGGCTGGCCTACTTTTTGTTTCTACTGAGAAGGTTGCTTTTCTTAGTGAGAGATCAATCAGAGTCCCTTCTTCTAGCGGGAAGTCAATGAGAGTGCATTATAAGGTGTTAATCCCAATTGCTAAAATTAAAACAGCAAATGAAAGTAAGAATTTGAAGAATCCATCAGAGAAGTACGTGCACCTAGTGACAGAAGACCATTTTGAGTTTTGGTTTATGTGGTTCCAACAACATCAAAGAACCTTGAAATATCTGCAGGATGCAATTTCTCAATCAGCTCAATATCCTTAG